The genomic DNA TCGGGATCGAACCAAACCAAGGCAAGTTGCTCGGCAACGGCGCATCCCTCGCCGTTGACCACGTCGGGTGACGGTTTACCCCAGATCACCTCCTGAGCATGAGATCGGAAAGGGCCGGTGATCCGCGGTATCGGCTCCCAGCAGCGGGGTTCCAGATGCTGTACGCTGAGAAAATGAGTGATGCCGAGATGCGTGTGGTCGTGCCCCCGTTGACTATGCACTACCAGCCGGTTGTTGACCTGCAGACGGGGGCGGTCGCGGGTGCGGAGGCGTTGATGCGGTTCGTGGCTCCAGACGGCTCGCTCGTCTCGCCCGCTCAAGACGGCCTGATCGACCGCATCGAGAACGATCCGATCGCGGTTGTTGAGATGATGGAACGGCTGTTCGACTGCCTCGTGAAAGACGCTTCGCCTCTCTTCGACCGTGTGCCCGGCTTCTATATGAGCGTCAACGTGCCGCCCTCTGTGCTTGGAACAGGGCACATCGCCCGGATCATGGCCGCCTCTGGGATGGAGCGGCACAGGACACGCCTCGTCGCGGAGATCACCGAACGCCAGGCGCTGACCGATGTCGGCCGAGATGCGCTCGCGAGGTCGCGCGCAGCAGGTATCCGCGTGGCCGTTGATGACTTTGGAACGGGCCAGAGCGGTCTGGCTCAACTGATGGGACTTGAGTTCGACATTCTGAAGATCGATCGCTCTCAGGTGCAGCCGCTGCTGAAGAGCGTGACGGCGGAGCGGCTTCTTCGTGGCGTCGTCGCCCTGGCCGGACCGCTCAGGGTTCGGTTGACCGCCGAGGGTGTCGAGACGAAAGAACAAGCGTTCTTCCTCCGCGCCGCCGGCGTGGACTATGGGCAGGGGTGGTACTGGAGCAAGGCGACACCGATCGACGAGTTCGAGCGTGCGATGAGCATGGGGTACGCGAAGACACTGCAATTCGACGCATGACGACACACCGAAAGGCCCTGAGCGATCGCTCACACGATTCGCAACGCAACCTGGCGCGAACGATCTTTGGCCGTCGGCTGTTCGACGGTGCTCTTCGGCTGGGACTCGACCGGTTCCCAGAGACACCGCAGCCGGGCCCTGTAGACGCGCTCGAACAGCGCGGCCTTTCGCTCTGCGCCCCAAAGGTCTGTGGTCGGGCGTTCGCTCGCGATGGCCACCAGCGTTGCTTCGCGTGAGCCGTCGGCACCCGATCTCGTGCGGAGGGAGATATCGCTGATAAGCTGTGTGTGAGCGCGGTCGAGTCCGTCTGCGACACGGAGAATCGCCGCCAACGCCTTGACGATCCGACGATCAGGGCGCGAGAGCAACTTGTACGACCCATGACGTCCGGACGGTTCGGCCCGGCGGTGATACCGTGCGATGTTCGCGATGATGCCGATCTGCCTCTTCGTAAAGCCCGGAATCGCGCTGTTCAGAATCAGCCGCATGCTGTGCTTGTGGTGCCCTGCGTAATTGATCAGATAGCCGACATCGTGGAGCACGGCAGCCGCTTCCAGAAGCGTCCTGCACTCGTTCGTCGATACGCCTCGCGGAAGCAGATCCGCCCGCAGCAGATGATCGAACAGCCGCAGGGAGAGCATCGCCACATGCTCCGAGTGCTCCCGTTCGTAACGACACCCCTCGGCAAACCGCCTTGCTGCGGACATGGCACGCGAGCCGCTTGCCGGCACGGACGGGCGTTCCGTCTCGGAGATCATTTCGAGCATGATCCCATCGCGGATCCCCCGATCATGAACCCGAAGCCGATTCGCGTTGAGATGCCTCAGCACACCCTCGGCGATCGCCGCTCCTGCAACGATGATGTCCGCCCGCTCAGGGTTCAGACGCGGAACTCGCATGCGGTCGCGCAGCGACATATCACCGAGGCGGTCGAGCAGGTGCCGGACCTCGGATCGTCTCAATTCCGTTCCTTCGGCACCGGCGACAGACTCAGAACGCACACTCGCTATCGCAGCGAGAGAGGTGAAGGTCCCGCCGGTGCCTACGACCAGATTCGGCGCAAACGGCACCTCCGGCAGTGCGAGCTCAAGGGCTCGGCGCACATACCGGCGCATGCGACGCACCGTTTTCTCTCGATCGTGCGGTACAAACATCTCTGTCAGACGGACCGCTCCCATCCGGATCGAGCAGAGGTGCTCTATCGCCCCCTTGGTCGAGAGCACGATCTCCGTGCTCCCGCCCCCGATATCGACCACCGCAGTCGGGGTTTCACCGATGTCGAAGCCAGCCGCGACACTCCGATGAGCGGCCCTCGCCTCGTCCTCCTCGCTCAGCACTTCCAAGGAGACACCCGCCAGCTCTCGCACGAGCGCGAGAAACTCACGCTGGTTCGTCGCATCACGCGTCGCTGAAGTCCCGAAGACCCGCAGTCGAGAGACCCCGTACCCCTGCGCGATCCCCCTCATCCTCGCGATTGTCTCAGCCGTGCGAAGCATCGACTGCGCGGAGAGCATCCCCGTGGACATCAGCCCTTGTCCCAGACGGGTGCTCTCCTTCTCGTCGTCGAGCACGCGGTACGTTCCATCCGTGAGCAACTCGCCCACCAGCAAGCGGACACTGTTGCTCCCGACATCGATAACCGCGTATCGATCGGCCCGGGTCGGAACGAGCGCCACCGCGTTCGCCGCCGGATCTGCGTTCGCGAAAAGGGGTGTTCCACGGGCCTCATCCGCCCACGATTGCAGCTCCGAGACAAGTCGAGCAAGATTGCCCGACTCGATGCGTGCCAGTGCAGATTCAAGACTCGACTGCTCGGAAGCGACCAACCAGGCATCAAGTGCTTCAACACCCTCCGCGCACGAACGCTCCAGGCGATGACGACTCGCCGCGAGGGTTGCGCGTGCCGAAGAGAGATCCGCGAGGTGCCCGAGCGACTCGAGCTCGTCATCAAGCCCCGATGCCGCACGCTCGTAGAGATGCGCGGGAGTGCATGCGCGTGTGATCTCAAGCACATGACGCAGCCCTCGTGCAGCGATGCGGAGCGAGTGGATCGACTCAACACTCGCGCCGGTAACGCTCGCCAAATGCTCCTTCGCATCCTCGCTCCTGCGCGTGATCGCATTGACCGCTACATCGCTGTAAAGCCGCGACTCGCCATCGGGCTGGAATGCGTCTCTCTCCAGTCGCCCGATCAGCGATTCGATTCCGGCCAAACGGGCCTTGCCGATCGATTTTGCCGCGTTCTCTACCTTGCGAAGCCGTATGTGCTTGACCGCATCAACCAGTGCACGCCGCTCCTTCCGCTTCAGCACGCCGCCCTGACGCGCCGAAGCATTCACCGCGTCAAGAAAGATGTCCCAATCTCGGACCTTGCCGGCAGCCTTCCTGATCGCAACGACCTCGCGAGCCAGCCGCGGCAGAACCCGGTCATTCAGGCATGGAAGAAAGACGCTGGCCGCTTCATCCATCCTGCGGCACGCCGTGCGGAGTTCGTGCGTGGATCGTCTACCAAGCCGGTCGGCTTTCGCCTCACGCGCCGCCCCAATGACCGAAGTGCCGTGCGAGTTGATGATCGCGGCTGCCGCGATCTCAGCCGGGAATGCCGCACCGATCTGGACTGCCGGATGGCCGGGCTTCGTGGTCATGCACGCCTCGTTGTGAACAGTACATGCTACATGCCTGTGTGCATCTCTTGAAGAAACAGCGAAGGATCTTCACGGTTTGTTTGGGTAATGAACGCATTCGCATACGGGAGTGGAACAGAGCCCGCTACGATGCGAAGATAGTTCGGCGTGGTGTCATGCCGGCGCGTCCGAGGGGCGTGCGAGGCATGCCAGTGGGGACCGATGGAGACCATCCTGATGGACCTCGAAGGGCGACCGGGAATCCGGTGGCGATTGTGGACTCTGCCAGTCATTGCAGCCATGGGCTGTCTCGCGACGACGCGTGCCGCCCACCAACCCTCGGAAGAACTGCTCGGGCCGTTCCCAGCCATATCCCGCCCGTCGGACTTCCGTGAACTCGCCGTTGCCGTGCGCGGAAGAGTGGATCGGGTCTTGGTGAAGCCAGGTGACGAGGTCTCACCCGGAGACGAGCTGCTCATGCTCGAAGATGCCGTCCAGCGACGCACGATCGAGCTGGCAAGGATCGCATCAACCGACGATTCGAACGTCCGAAACGCGTCGCTCTTGCGCGATCACTGGGCGGAAGAGGTTCGCTTGACCACCGCTTCGAATCAACAGGGCGGCGCAAGTGAGAACGAGGTTCGAGACGCCAGACTCAAACTCGGACAGTCAGAGATCGCGCTCGACTCTGCGCGGCTCAGACTCACCGAGGCGAGCATCGAACTGGAACGGGAACTCGCACGACTCGACGAGATGCGAGTCGTTTCACCGATCAAAGGGGTCGTTCTTGAGGTTCACAAGCGAAAGGGTGAGACCGCCGACGAGCAGACCAAGGTCCTGACGATCGTGGCGACGGACCCGCTCTGGCTCGAAGTCAACGTGCCGACACGCGAGGCCATGCGCCTGAGGGTCGGCGACACCGCCCGTGTGCTCTGGCAGGATCTCGCCGAAGACGCCGAACAGACCGGACGCGTGATCTTCATCTCCCCTACCGGGCACGCGGGGGCGCGGCAGGTCCAGGTGAGGATCGAGATCGAGAACGACCGTGACCTTCCAAGCGGCCTGCACGGAAACGTGATGTTCCTTTCACCCTCTGGGGTAAGCGGAAAACGTGCTGGACCCTGAGAAGGCGATGTCTACTGTTCAGACCACCCCGGAGACAGATCTCGACTCGGCCGTGCGCCCTGTCGAGCTGCGAGCGGCGGCCTTGCTCACGCTGGCCCGAAGCACCGGACACAAACCGTTACGATCTCATCCACTCAGGAAAGGACAGTCCCATGTCAGAAGCCGGCAACGACCAGTCTCGTCAGATTCAGCTCCGGATCGACGAGTCCAAGATGAACACGACCTATGCGAACACGATCAGAACCTCGACAACTGCGGACGAGGTTGTGATGGACTTCGGCATGAACCTCCCCATGCAGGTCGCCGAGAACCAGCAGGCGATTATGTTCAACGTGGGCAGCCGCGTGATCATGAACTGGGCCGGCGCAAAGCGTCTGGCCATCAGTCTCGGGCAGGTCGTGCGCCAGTACGAAGACAGGAACGGCCAGATCCAGATTGGCCCTGTCAGCCGTCAGGATGGCGACGGCCCGAAGCTCTCTCAGTGAGCGAGAAGCGAGCTGGCGTGATATCAAACGACACTGGCAAGGAGCTCGCGCATGAGCGCTGAGACCCCGGCCGTCGGATCACCGGAGCGGAGCCATGCGGATGCCCCCCCTCGAGAGGCGTCCGATGTGGCTCCGCTCGTGTCGTTCCTGGATTCGCTGCTCAAACGCCAGATCGCGCTCGGACACGCAGACGCGGGGCTGATCTGGCTCTTCGCGACACCGAGCCGGCAGGCCGGCACTGTCGCGATACACCAAGACCCGGAGCGGCCGCTTCACCGCGCCTGGTCCCGGGCCGTCTCACACGTGATCGATCGGCACGCGCCTTCCATCGTCTCAATGGAGGAAGGCACGCCAAGAGTTCGGATCGAGCCAGTCAGCGTTGATCCAGATGATTCCGTCTACCGATCCGATCGCGGACATCTGGCCGTGCTCATCCCGCTGATCGCTGAGGGGGCTGTGGAGGGCGTCTCGGCGCTGGTCATCGCAGGCAGTGACAGACGGGCCGCCTCAGAGGCAGGCCTCAGGGCATCGCTCGCGGCGAGCGCGTTCGAAACCTACCTCTGGCGAGAGAATGCCCTGCGCGAAGCCGAGGGCAGAGCTCGCCTGCGAGAAACACTCGAACTCCTCGATGCTTCCATCCAGGGCCAGAGCACCAGTGCAGTCTGCGCGATCCTCTGCCACGAGCTGCGACGCCGATTCGGTTGCGTCAGGGTCTCCCTCGGACTCGTGCGTGGCGACTCCGTCCGCCTTGTCGGCATGAGCGGCACCGACACGATCGATCGAAAGGCCCCGGCAGCAGAGCCCATCGAGTCCGCGATGGAAGAGTGTGCGGCACAAGATGTCGAGCTCGAGTACCCGCAGCCCGAGCACGCGGAGCAGTCGCCCATGACGCGTCGGGTCGTTCGCTCGCACGAACTCCTCTCGATGAAGGCCGGTCCATCCGCGATCGTCAGTTTGCCTCTACGTATCGAGGGCGATCTCGTGGGCGTCTTGGTCCTGGAGCGTGCGAGCAACGATCCCTTCCCCGCTGGTGCGATCTCGCTCCTGCGACTGCTCGCAGAGTTCATCGGCCCGTGCGTTCACACAAGACGGTTGGCAGACCGGGGAGTCTTCGCGGTCGCAAGAGACCGGGTCGGTGATCTGGCACGAGCCGCCGTCGGCCCGAGACATACGGCCGCGAAAGCCGTCTGCCTGTTGCTCGCGCTCATTCTCGCCGGATTGGCGGCGATACCGATCCCAGACCGGGTCCGTTCAACCGCGGAGGTGCGAGCGGTCACAACGAGAACGATCCCGCCTCCGTTCTCCGGCTACCTCTCCGAGACCCTGGTACGCCCCGGCGACTTTGTCCAAGCGGGAGATGTCATCGGCCGGATGGACACCACGGAACTCTCCCTGCAACTTGAGCAGGAGATCGGTCGTCGCGAGACGCTCGCCACTGAGCGGGACAGCGCACACGCCACCGGCGACCTCGCAGCATGGCGCCGCGCATCCAAAGGCGTCGAAGAAACCGAGGCAAAGATCGGCCTGCTGCGGAGCTACCTCACTCGATCCGAGATACGCGCGCCGATCGCAGGACAGATCAGCAGAGGCGATCTTCGTGACTTTCTCGGGGCCCGCGTTGAGCCGACAACCGCTCTGTTTGAGATCGTCACGCCGGACCGTATGGTCGTGACACAGATCGACGAGCGCGACATCGGTCGGGTCAGACCGGGACAATCCGGATGGATGACAACCTCTGCCTCGCCCGGCACACGCATCCCTCTCCGCATCGTGCGAATCAACCCATCCGCAGAGCCCACCGAGGGCGCGAATATCTACACGGCCGAAGCGGATGTGCTCGAGCACGATCGCTTCCTTCAGCCGGGCATGCGTGGGCATGTGCGCCTCGAAAGCGGATGGACGACCGGCCTCACGATGCTGACTCGACCGATTGTCGATGAGATACGCCTACGGCTATGGTGGTGATTGGCCATGTTCGAGCGTCGGATCACACCAACGTTCTGTGACACCTGGTACCGGGTCGCGAAGAGCCGCCCCCGACTGAGCCCCCACGTCCATGTCACACGCCAGCGTTTCGGGCGAGGTATCGCGTACGTCCTCGAAGAACCCGCGACGGGCACATACCACAGAATGTCCGAGCCCGCGTACCGGTTCGCAGGCATGCTCGACGGGAACCGCACCGTCGATGACGCTTGGGAAGCGTGCGCTGCCCAACTCGGGGACGAATCCCCGACGCAGAAAGAGTGCATCGAGCTCCTCGCCCAGCTCGACAGCTCAGGGCTGCTGATCGGCGACGTTCCGATCTGGGCTGACATGCTCGAGCATCGACAGGCACGCGAAGTGCAGAACCGCAGGCGAAAGCGCCACGGAAACGGGCTCTTTGCTTGTATCCCCTTGATCAATCCCGACCGCTGGCTCGAACAGAGCCGCCACCTGTACGCGTGGGCATTTAGTTGGACAGGGCTCGGCCTCTGGTGCGCCCTCGCCGTCGCTGCGATCTGGTCGCTCGCCACGAATGTCGATCGATTCTCACGAGAGTTGCGCCTCGATTCCCTGCTCGACCCCGGCAACCTCGCAATCCTGGCCGGTGTCTTCATCGTGCTTCGCGCGGTCCACGAGCTCGGCCATGCCATGGCTTGCAAGGCGATGGGCGGCCGCTGCACCGAGATCGGGCTCATGCTCGTCGCATTGGTCCTTCCGCTTCCATATTGCGATGCAACCAGCTCGTGGCGGTTCACCGAGACGTGGCGCCGCATCCTCGTCGCAGCGGCCGGCGTCCTCTTCGAGAGCGTGATCGCCGCTGGAGCCGCAATCCTCTGGGCCAACTCTGAGCCCGGCGTGCTGAGCTCGATCTGCTATAACGTGATGATCGTCTCCGGCGTCTCAACGCTTCTGTTCAATCTGAATCCGCTGCTCAGATACGACGGTTACTACATTCTCAGCGACCTGCTCGGCATCCCCAACCTCGCCCAACGCGCCGTCGAGATGCTCAAGTACGTAGTCGTTCGATACGCCTTCAGCGTGCAGACCACAAAGCCACCAGCTGTCACCTCACCGGGCGAAGCCGCGATCGTTCTGG from Phycisphaeraceae bacterium includes the following:
- a CDS encoding EAL domain-containing protein; translation: MSDAEMRVVVPPLTMHYQPVVDLQTGAVAGAEALMRFVAPDGSLVSPAQDGLIDRIENDPIAVVEMMERLFDCLVKDASPLFDRVPGFYMSVNVPPSVLGTGHIARIMAASGMERHRTRLVAEITERQALTDVGRDALARSRAAGIRVAVDDFGTGQSGLAQLMGLEFDILKIDRSQVQPLLKSVTAERLLRGVVALAGPLRVRLTAEGVETKEQAFFLRAAGVDYGQGWYWSKATPIDEFERAMSMGYAKTLQFDA
- a CDS encoding PqqD family peptide modification chaperone, producing MFERRITPTFCDTWYRVAKSRPRLSPHVHVTRQRFGRGIAYVLEEPATGTYHRMSEPAYRFAGMLDGNRTVDDAWEACAAQLGDESPTQKECIELLAQLDSSGLLIGDVPIWADMLEHRQAREVQNRRRKRHGNGLFACIPLINPDRWLEQSRHLYAWAFSWTGLGLWCALAVAAIWSLATNVDRFSRELRLDSLLDPGNLAILAGVFIVLRAVHELGHAMACKAMGGRCTEIGLMLVALVLPLPYCDATSSWRFTETWRRILVAAAGVLFESVIAAGAAILWANSEPGVLSSICYNVMIVSGVSTLLFNLNPLLRYDGYYILSDLLGIPNLAQRAVEMLKYVVVRYAFSVQTTKPPAVTSPGEAAIVLAYGLLSLPYRVLIAASICLAVSTQYSSLGLVLAVLAASLMLVWPVLKGIGYLLWSPALLGRRARANGVVIGVLVVAAVAVGIIPVQDRIYAPGWIVPTEHRGIRTLESGYVSDILVRVGDHVRSGQPLLRLENAEVEAARTIAAAQLAQAITARDEAAMKSPSEARTADANVRVATEALRRAEERVASLTLVAPTDGIVLAAGASGADWDDLLGSYISKGTLLAHVSSLDQLQIRTLVDDREFGHAFAAQERINASVKIRGMASHVASATLLRVSPIGSREIENPAVSSAAGGEIVATRSGENSIAALTPQFWVDLASTDLPDGVMAGQRVRVRFGVGDSPLMTQWLRRATQFWMSRFGA
- a CDS encoding DUF3467 domain-containing protein, which codes for MSEAGNDQSRQIQLRIDESKMNTTYANTIRTSTTADEVVMDFGMNLPMQVAENQQAIMFNVGSRVIMNWAGAKRLAISLGQVVRQYEDRNGQIQIGPVSRQDGDGPKLSQ
- a CDS encoding efflux RND transporter periplasmic adaptor subunit; its protein translation is MDLEGRPGIRWRLWTLPVIAAMGCLATTRAAHQPSEELLGPFPAISRPSDFRELAVAVRGRVDRVLVKPGDEVSPGDELLMLEDAVQRRTIELARIASTDDSNVRNASLLRDHWAEEVRLTTASNQQGGASENEVRDARLKLGQSEIALDSARLRLTEASIELERELARLDEMRVVSPIKGVVLEVHKRKGETADEQTKVLTIVATDPLWLEVNVPTREAMRLRVGDTARVLWQDLAEDAEQTGRVIFISPTGHAGARQVQVRIEIENDRDLPSGLHGNVMFLSPSGVSGKRAGP
- a CDS encoding CHAD domain-containing protein; the protein is MTTKPGHPAVQIGAAFPAEIAAAAIINSHGTSVIGAAREAKADRLGRRSTHELRTACRRMDEAASVFLPCLNDRVLPRLAREVVAIRKAAGKVRDWDIFLDAVNASARQGGVLKRKERRALVDAVKHIRLRKVENAAKSIGKARLAGIESLIGRLERDAFQPDGESRLYSDVAVNAITRRSEDAKEHLASVTGASVESIHSLRIAARGLRHVLEITRACTPAHLYERAASGLDDELESLGHLADLSSARATLAASRHRLERSCAEGVEALDAWLVASEQSSLESALARIESGNLARLVSELQSWADEARGTPLFANADPAANAVALVPTRADRYAVIDVGSNSVRLLVGELLTDGTYRVLDDEKESTRLGQGLMSTGMLSAQSMLRTAETIARMRGIAQGYGVSRLRVFGTSATRDATNQREFLALVRELAGVSLEVLSEEDEARAAHRSVAAGFDIGETPTAVVDIGGGSTEIVLSTKGAIEHLCSIRMGAVRLTEMFVPHDREKTVRRMRRYVRRALELALPEVPFAPNLVVGTGGTFTSLAAIASVRSESVAGAEGTELRRSEVRHLLDRLGDMSLRDRMRVPRLNPERADIIVAGAAIAEGVLRHLNANRLRVHDRGIRDGIMLEMISETERPSVPASGSRAMSAARRFAEGCRYEREHSEHVAMLSLRLFDHLLRADLLPRGVSTNECRTLLEAAAVLHDVGYLINYAGHHKHSMRLILNSAIPGFTKRQIGIIANIARYHRRAEPSGRHGSYKLLSRPDRRIVKALAAILRVADGLDRAHTQLISDISLRTRSGADGSREATLVAIASERPTTDLWGAERKAALFERVYRARLRCLWEPVESQPKSTVEQPTAKDRSRQVALRIV
- a CDS encoding HlyD family efflux transporter periplasmic adaptor subunit — translated: MSAETPAVGSPERSHADAPPREASDVAPLVSFLDSLLKRQIALGHADAGLIWLFATPSRQAGTVAIHQDPERPLHRAWSRAVSHVIDRHAPSIVSMEEGTPRVRIEPVSVDPDDSVYRSDRGHLAVLIPLIAEGAVEGVSALVIAGSDRRAASEAGLRASLAASAFETYLWRENALREAEGRARLRETLELLDASIQGQSTSAVCAILCHELRRRFGCVRVSLGLVRGDSVRLVGMSGTDTIDRKAPAAEPIESAMEECAAQDVELEYPQPEHAEQSPMTRRVVRSHELLSMKAGPSAIVSLPLRIEGDLVGVLVLERASNDPFPAGAISLLRLLAEFIGPCVHTRRLADRGVFAVARDRVGDLARAAVGPRHTAAKAVCLLLALILAGLAAIPIPDRVRSTAEVRAVTTRTIPPPFSGYLSETLVRPGDFVQAGDVIGRMDTTELSLQLEQEIGRRETLATERDSAHATGDLAAWRRASKGVEETEAKIGLLRSYLTRSEIRAPIAGQISRGDLRDFLGARVEPTTALFEIVTPDRMVVTQIDERDIGRVRPGQSGWMTTSASPGTRIPLRIVRINPSAEPTEGANIYTAEADVLEHDRFLQPGMRGHVRLESGWTTGLTMLTRPIVDEIRLRLWW